The following proteins are co-located in the Malassezia restricta chromosome II, complete sequence genome:
- a CDS encoding U3 small nucleolar RNA-associated protein 21 has product MPPQEKRVRAQEEPNSEVKQSGTVHRDALYAPFRALGYITNGVPFVLQVRFGGKDAQVPDVNIVTCIGDTWTMWNAERMTLLFVGPVLSDGISAMAHATSPDSLLVAAGSSVYRYVRGHEVAKYNTSVADEGIEGHVLSSMLVFGDYVCSLAAHGSTMYVWSLLTTELLQAIALPSSSQASCFVHPATYLNKVVLGMTDGSLQLWNVRTASLIHTFDALDVRGGKKSTNVTGVVHMTQSPAVDVLAVAYTDGLVSLFDVRVGEALFSVRVEGGLASGCLAFRTDHVAHLLAVATRAGSIVLFDLNAVTDTDHVSGGVPRLLHSIQHAHDGAIGSIEFVPGQPLLISTGADNALKQWFFESPTLPPRVLKSRSGHAMPPHLIRYYGDDGRAMLSASRDRSLRCLSIVRDSRSFELSQGSIESKSHKLAVEASSLKLTPTTSLSYSTLRSRDWDDVLTTHANDKHAHTWTVRNKHMNPNTLNVARSKRSSAVATTSCVSACGNFALVGTSDGRVEMYNMQSHIHRRTFHTESSVPVSDICCDALNQVCLVSTQDGVLHYFDFFSAQKVATESMPAGCSGLRLHRESNLVAVLTDDLVLSILDLETRRVARRFTGFRGRILDATFSADGRWIVACSTDNVVRTFDIATAQLIDAFHTPSMATSVSFSPAGDFLATAHVDSLGVHLWVNRAQFMSVALRALDMGNVQEEREATLPTVQGNTIDACGPTELDVGEPELQRTYTSPPQLGDVEKPLVTLSTMPRARWMTLLHLDTIRRRNKPTEAPKKPEKMPFFLDAAPTSSSLDGPQQDREPLESARQIDLVFESDMERRLRVAVDACDVGPLFTYLHTLSAPQLDLEIRSLVSVQQQTLFLQALALRMRSKLDFEAVQAMLQGFLACHAEELQAQGVHPEHPDEDAMTDEAGAQLALALRDVLVEQRKEGARLIDELDYCLGTLSFLRHVPLTSI; this is encoded by the coding sequence atgcCTCCGCAAGAAAAGCGAGTGCGTGCCCAGGAAGAGCCAAATTCCGAGGTAAAACAATCAGGGACTGTGCACAGGGATGCACTGTATGCGCCATTCCGTGCGCTGGGGTACATCACCAATGGCGTGCCGTTTGTGCTTCAGGTGCGGTTCGGCGGTAAAGACGCTCAGGTTCCTGATGTCAACATCGTTACGTGCATAGGAGATACTTGGACGATGTGGAATGCAGAACGTATGACGCTATTGTTTGTTGGACCCGTCCTATCTGATGGTATTAGTGCTATGGCGCACGCTACGTCACCAGACAGTCTGTTGGTTGCAGCGGGCTCTTCCGTATATCGATACGTGCGAGGACACGAAGTGGCCAAGTATAATACAAGTGTGGCAGATGAGGGAATCGAAGGCCATGTGCTGTCGTCGATGCTTGTGTTTGGTGACTACGTGTGCTCCCTTGCAGCGCACGGTTCGACGATGTATGTCTGGTCGCTGTTGACAACCGAGCTGCTTCAGGCCATTGCACTGCCAAGCTCAAGCCAggcgagctgcttcgtgcACCCAGCTACCTATCTCAATAAGGTTGTGCTTGGAATGACGGATGGATCGCTGCAGCTGTGGAATGTGCGCACAGCCTCGTTGATTCACACGTTCGATGCTCTCGATGTGCGAGGTGGCAAGAAATCGACGAATGTGACGGGCGTTGTGCACATGACCCAGTCACCAGCTGTTGATGTTCTTGCTGTGGCATACACGGATGGTCTTGTGTCGCTGTTTGATGTCCGTGTGGGCGAAGCCCTCTTTTCGGTGCGTGTGGAAGGCGGACTGGCTTCAGGCTGCCTGGCTTTTCGTACTGATCATGTGGCACATTTATTGGCTGTTGCCACGCGGGCAGGCTCTATTGTCCTCTTCGACTTGAACGCTGTGACTGATACAGATCATGTTTCAGGTGGAGTGCCCCGTCTCTTGCATTCGATTCAGCATGCCCACGACGGGGCTATCGGCTCGATTGAGTTTGTGCCTGGACAGCCTCTTCTCATATCTACTGGAGCAGACAATGCTCTCAAGCAGTGGTTCTTCGAGTCACCAACTCTTCCACCCCGTGTCCTCAAGTCGCGAAGCGGAcacgccatgccgccacACCTGATCCGCTACTATGGTGATGATGGTCGTGCCATGCTTTCTGCATCTCGCGATCGCAGTTTGCGCTGCCTCAGTATAGTCCGTGACAGTCGGTCTTTCGAACTGAGTCAGGGGTCCATCGAGAGCAAGTCACATAAACTCGCTGTGGAGGCGTCTTCTTTGAAACTGACACCTACAACGTCCCTGTCCTACAGTACGCTTCGTTCGCGAGACTGGGATGACGTGCTGACAACGCATGCTAATGATAAGCATGCGCACACGTGGACGGTGCGGAACAAGCACATGAACCCAAACACTTTGAATGTGGCTCGCTCGAAAAGGAGTTCAGCtgtggcgacgacgagctgtgTGAGTGCATGTGGCAACTTTGCCTTGGTGGGCACGAGTGATGGTCGCGTTGAAATGTACAATATGCAGAGTCATATTCACAGGCGCACGTTTCACACGGAGAGCTCTGTACCAGTTTCGGACATTTGCTGTGATGCTTTGAACCAAGTGTGTTTGGTGAGCACGCAAGATGGTGTGCTGCATTACTTCGACTTTTTCTCTGCCCAAAAAGTAGCGACAGAGTCTATGCCCGCAGGGTGCTCAGGACTTCGTCTTCATCGCGAGTCGAACCTGGTGGCTGTCTTGACGGATGATCTTGTCTTATCGATTCTTGATCTTGAGACGCGGCGAGTGGCACGTCGGTTCACCGGCTTCCGTGGGCGTATTCTGGACGCAACATTCTCAGCAGATGGTCGCTGGATAGTGGCTTGCAGCACTGACAATGTCGTCCGTACGTTTGACATTGCTACGGCTCAGCTGATTGATGCTTTCCATACGCCTAGTATGGCCACCAGTGTTTCCTTTTCGCCAGCAGGCGACTTTCTCGCCACGGCCCACGTTGACAGCTTGGGGGTGCATTTGTGGGTGAACCGCGCACAGTTTATGTCCGTGGCGCTTCGTGCACTTGATATGGGGAACGTGCAagaggagcgcgaggcgaCACTGCCGACGGTGCAAGGCAATACGATTGACGCGTGTGGACCGACTGAACTCGACGTCGGTGAGCCTGAGCTCCAGCGTACCTATACAAGTCCTCCACAGCTGGGCGATGTTGAAAAGCCGCTTGTTACGCTCAGCACAATGCCTCGTGCTCGGTGGATGACACTTCTCCACCTCGATACCATCCGACGACGTAACAAGCCTACTGAGGCGCCGAAGAAACCAGAGAAGATGCCCTTTTTCCTCGATGCTGCACCGACGTCAAGCTCACTCGATGGGCCACAACAAGACCGTGAGCCACTCGAATCGGCCCGCCAGATTGATCTGGTCTTTGAATCCGACATGGAGCGCCGCCTACGTGTGGCTGTGGATGCTTGTGATGTGGGACCGCTATTTACTTACTTACACACGCTGTCCGCGCCTCAACTGGACCTCGAGATACGCAGTCTGGTGTCAGTTCAGCAACAAACACTGTTtctgcaggcgctcgctTTGCGGATGCGATCCAAGCTAGACTTTGAGGCTGTGCAGGCTATGCTCCAGGGATTCCTCGCGTGTCATGCAGAGGAACTCCAGGCGCAGGGTGTGCATCCTGAGCATCCAGACGAGGATGCCATGACGGACGAGGCTGGTGCGCAGTTAGCCCTGGCGCTGCGTGACGTATTagtcgagcagcgcaaagAGGGCGCACGTCTCATCGATGAACTCGACTATTGCTTGGGAACATTGTCGTTTTTGCGGCATGTGCCACTTACTTCGATCTAG